TACTCAGGTAAAAAGGGGCTATCGCATTATCCAAGATATCCTACACTATGGATCATCGGCTAACATCACACTACTGATCTTGAGGCTCTTCAGTTTTGCCCTGAGAGTCTTCGGCGGATTCCAGATGTTCTTCAGTTGCTCCCTGAGGATCTTCGTCTGGTTCGGGCAACAACTCATGGGCCACACCGGCAAATTGATCAAGGATTAAAGATAATACAACCCCTCGCCCTGGCTCAGTTAGTTTTACGGACTGAACAATCTCATCCAAAATAGCCTTGGCTTTTTCGGTTGGAACTACAGTAAAGACTATTTCCTTCTCCGGTTCAACAGGCACTCCCAATATTTTCTTTCTCTCTCGCACACCAATGCCCCGGCCAAACATAATAGTTCCGCCTGTTGCACCAGCATTCATAGATGCTTCAATTACTGTATCCCCATCTCCCTTTTTAACTATGGTCACTATCAACGATTTGCTTTCCTGGGTCATTCTCTTGACCTCCTTGGCTTGTTTTTATTGGGTATATCAAGCTTAGTAACTGAATCGATATTATTGGCGCTAGAGTAATTATCCCGATCAAACCAAATCCATCGCCCAGCGAACTCCGCCCGTCAAGGACCGTAGCTGCGCCGATAGTTAACGACATCATAAACGCGGTTGTCAATGGCCCCGTTGCAATACTACCAGAATCAAAAGCTATGGCAAGGAAATCTTTATCGGCAAAGAATAATAACACAATGGCGATAAGATATCCTGGAAAAATGATATAAGCTATCGGTATTCCAAAAACAGTCCTGGCCATTCCCAGCGCTGTAAAAGCAGCAACAGCAGTACAAAGTATTATCAGTATAGTTTTTGATCGTATATAGCCACTGGATGCTTCTTCTATCATCTGGCTGAGTATCCTGACCTGTGGCTCAGCCAAAGTAATTAAAAATCCAAGGGCAAAACCCAGCGGTACCAGCAACCAGGTCTGTTGAAAATTCCCGAATATTTCCCCAATGTATTCCCCCATAGGCATAAACGCAATATTAATTCCCTGAATAAAGAATATAAGCCCAATAAAAGCAAACAGAATACCCCTGAGTAAAGCGGTTACTTGCCTTAAGGGGCGCTTCAGGAAAAAAACCTGAAATACTAAAAAGAAGACAAGCAGCAAACATACAGGCAGCAATACATCACCTATTACGCTATATATGCCATCAAAAATAGCCAATTTCATCAAAAGACAATAATCCCCCACAATAAAAGGCCGATTATAGGTCCGGCGCAAGCGATCCCGATAAGCCCAAAACCATCAGAAAGATATGAGCGGCGAGCAAGAACCGAAGTAAAACCCATCCCTAATGCCAGCAGCATCGGTACAGTAAATGATCCAGCTGCAACTCCACCGCTATCAAAAGCAATGGGCAAAAACTCGGGCGGTGTAAAAAAAGCTAGAATTAAAGCAATACAATAAATAATAGCAAGTAAATATCTGATCGGAAATCCAAAAAGAATACGCACCAGCGCCACTGTAAACAGCAACGCCATTCCGGTAGAAATAACTATGACTAGAGCGCTACCATTATCCGCCCCAGCTTCAACAGCCATATTGTTAAGCACCATAACACCCGGTTCGGCAGTCGTTACTGCAAAACCAAAAATCAAACCCACGGCAATAATAAGCAGCAAGGAACCATGTTGCGGAATTTCAGCCCCAATGTCTCGGCCCATCGGCAAAATACCGGTCCTTACTCCCAGCAGAAAAAAGAATGCTCCAAAAATTGTCATTCCAGCTCCTGCCAAAAACCTGTAGAATACATCAGCAGGCGCATCGAGAACTACAAATTGCAAGACTACTATAACCAGAGTAATCGGCAACATTGCTTGAACAACTTCCAGGGCGGTTTTTTTCATTGTATGGTACATAAGTCTGTCCTTAAAATTTTACCAAACCCAGTATCTGAGCATGGTAACCCAATATACAGGATAAATAACTCATACTAAATGCAATGGGCTTTTGATGCGCATGCCAATTCAGCCGCATAAGGTAGAGCGACTTCGGCAGTTTCAGATCCATCAAAGGGTATCAGTATTTGGTTTAGCAAGTTTACTTGCCCCCAATCATCAACTGTATACTTGACTACTTTTTCATTATACCTTATTAATACTCGGCTTTGCATGTGTGGAAGGACAATACTAAAGAGCTTTTTCACATAAAACCGCGGTTTAAGTTGCCCAAACAAGGGGCATGTACAAAAACCAAAACAGTCCAGAATATTGGTCGATCGCCACAGTTAGGGTATAATCATGTCCGTAATTATAGGCCTGATGGACACCAGCCACCGACGCCAAAGACCGTTATGATAATGCCTTTGGGATTATTTATCATTATTTAGCCAGTAATAGAATATAGAGCAGGAAGAATATATGAACTACAACGTGGAAGTTAAACTTCTAGCAATTACCCCTGATAGTGAAAACCTTTTAGAGAAGGCAGGACGAATTTGCTATGCCAGCGAAGATAAGTTGGGCACTAACGAAAAATGGCTGCAAAGCAGAATTAAGCAAGGACACGAGAGTATCATTGAACATGCCTCGGCAACTTTTTTCATTAAAGCATCTCGCGCTCTCACCCATGAATTGGTGCGGCACAGAATTGCCAGCTATTCTCAGCGCAGCCAACGCTACGTGCCTGAAACACACGCGGAGTACATCTCTCCACCTGAACTCTCAGAGAAAATCGATTCTGAGAACGCAAAAATATTCCATAACGCCATGACTGCCAGCTGGAATGCGTATCACAAACTATTAGAAGCCGGCATAAAACCAGAGATAGCCCGCTACGTGCTACCGAATGCCTGCACAACCGAGATAATCTGCACCTGGAATTTCCGTGAAATCAGACATATATTAAAAACCCGAACCGATCAATCGGTATTGCCCGAGTTCCGAGAAGTATCTGAAAAGATCAAGGCAATAATGAAGGAGCAAGCACCCAAAGTTTTCAGCGATCTGTGAAATCAACAGTTGCAACCTATCCACCGCAATCTTAAAGCGTTTTAAAACCACAAGGTCGAACTGTTAACAGTTCGACCTTGTTATTGACCACTCCGGATTATTCTTTATTTGAGGACTTCACTCATTTTTATACCAATTGCCTTGGCTACACCTTCTCCATAGGCTTTATCAGCTTTAAGGCAGTTCGCGATATGTCTGATTTTAATTTCTCTGGGTGCACCGTTGATATCACGTGCAGTATTTTCGAACAGCACTTGCTGCTGCTCTGGTTTCATCAGACGAAAGAGTTTACCGGGTTGGGTATAGTAGTCATTATCGTCCGCGCGGAAATTCCAATGGTCAGCAGCTCCTTCCAGCCTGAGAGGCGGCTCAGCAAAATCAGGCTGTTCCTGCCAATGACCATAGCTGTTCGGCTCAATGCTTGGTATAGAGCCCTGGTTTCCGTCAACTCTCATGAGCCCATCCCGATGGAAGCTATTAACCGGGCAACGCGGAGCATTCACCGGAATAAGATGATGGTTCACCCCCAGGCGATAACGCTGGGCATCACCGTATGAGAAAAGCCTGCCTTGCAGCATCTTGTCTGGAGAAAAACCAATACCAGGTACGATGTTGGCAGGATTGAAGGCGGCTTGCTCTACATCGGCAAAATAGTTTTGCGGATTTTGGTTAAGCTCCATAATACCTACTTCGATTAGCGGATAGTCACCATGATACCAGACCTTGGTCAGATCAAAAGGATTATAAGGCATTTTAGCAGCGTCTTCTTCCGGCATAACTTGTACGTACATCGTCCACCGCGGATAGTCCTTGTTCTCAATGCTTTCGTAAAGGTCGCGCTGATGGCTTTCTCGATCTCCTGCTATGATAGCCTGTGCGTCTTCGTCGGAGAGATTTTTAATGCCCTGCTGTGTTTTAAGATGGAACTTAATCCAATAACGTTTGTTTTCAGCATTAATAAAGCTATACGTATGGCTGCCAAAACCATGCATATGCCGATATGAATAAGGAATACCCCTGTCACTCATAACGATGGTCACTTGATGCAGTGCTTCAGGCAGATTGGTAAAAAAGTCCCACTGGTTTTTGGCACTGCGCATGTTAGTACGCGGATCTCTCTTTACAGCATGATTGAGGTCTGGGAATTTAAGCGGGTCTCGCAGAAAGAATACCGGAGTGTTGTTACCAACCAAATCCCAGTTGCCCTGTTCTGTGTAGAACTTGATGGCAAAACCGCGAATATCACGCTCTGCATCAGCAGCACCACGTTCACCTGCCACCGTTGAGAAACGAGCAAATATATCAGTTTTTTTACCTAATGCAGAAAAAACTTTAGCTTTGGTGTATTTGGTGATATCTTGCGTCACTGTAAAACTACCAAATGCTCCCGATCCCTTGGCATGCATGCGCCGCTCGGGGATCACTTCTCGATCAAAATGTCCTAATTTTTCCAGGTACCACACGTCCTGCAATAATACAGGGCCGCGGGGACCAGCGGTCATAGTGTTCTGGTTGTCAGGTACAGGCGCACCGGCAACGGTGGTCAGCTTTTTATTTTGTTCTTCCTTTTTTTGCATATCCTCCCCCTTTTTTTACTTGAACATCATCCTCGGAGATTGTATAAATCATTATCAGGTTACTTTATATCCATCATCTGCGGGATTCATTCAGTAATAATTAAATACATTTTGATTATTTTATAATAATCATTACTAATATCGCACATAATATTCCTTCCAGGCAATAAAGTCAATACCTCGTATTCACTCACCTAAAATGTTACCGAAGGGGGTATGATTCACTCAAGTAAGAATGTTACCGAGGTGAAGAAACGGAAAACTGGGAAAAAATCAAAGCTGTTCAGAGTATGCAGAATTACATCGAACAGCATATTCAAGAACCAATCTACCTGTACCAACTAGCTCAGGCTCCAGGATATTCCCCCTGGCATGCGGCCAGAGTGTTCAAAGATTTGACTGGCAAGGCGCCCTTCGATTAT
The Dehalococcoidales bacterium DNA segment above includes these coding regions:
- a CDS encoding catalase, with protein sequence MQKKEEQNKKLTTVAGAPVPDNQNTMTAGPRGPVLLQDVWYLEKLGHFDREVIPERRMHAKGSGAFGSFTVTQDITKYTKAKVFSALGKKTDIFARFSTVAGERGAADAERDIRGFAIKFYTEQGNWDLVGNNTPVFFLRDPLKFPDLNHAVKRDPRTNMRSAKNQWDFFTNLPEALHQVTIVMSDRGIPYSYRHMHGFGSHTYSFINAENKRYWIKFHLKTQQGIKNLSDEDAQAIIAGDRESHQRDLYESIENKDYPRWTMYVQVMPEEDAAKMPYNPFDLTKVWYHGDYPLIEVGIMELNQNPQNYFADVEQAAFNPANIVPGIGFSPDKMLQGRLFSYGDAQRYRLGVNHHLIPVNAPRCPVNSFHRDGLMRVDGNQGSIPSIEPNSYGHWQEQPDFAEPPLRLEGAADHWNFRADDNDYYTQPGKLFRLMKPEQQQVLFENTARDINGAPREIKIRHIANCLKADKAYGEGVAKAIGIKMSEVLK
- a CDS encoding DUF1538 domain-containing protein — its product is MKLAIFDGIYSVIGDVLLPVCLLLVFFLVFQVFFLKRPLRQVTALLRGILFAFIGLIFFIQGINIAFMPMGEYIGEIFGNFQQTWLLVPLGFALGFLITLAEPQVRILSQMIEEASSGYIRSKTILIILCTAVAAFTALGMARTVFGIPIAYIIFPGYLIAIVLLFFADKDFLAIAFDSGSIATGPLTTAFMMSLTIGAATVLDGRSSLGDGFGLIGIITLAPIISIQLLSLIYPIKTSQGGQENDPGKQIVDSDHS
- a CDS encoding P-II family nitrogen regulator, producing MTQESKSLIVTIVKKGDGDTVIEASMNAGATGGTIMFGRGIGVRERKKILGVPVEPEKEIVFTVVPTEKAKAILDEIVQSVKLTEPGRGVVLSLILDQFAGVAHELLPEPDEDPQGATEEHLESAEDSQGKTEEPQDQ
- the thyX gene encoding FAD-dependent thymidylate synthase, whose protein sequence is MNYNVEVKLLAITPDSENLLEKAGRICYASEDKLGTNEKWLQSRIKQGHESIIEHASATFFIKASRALTHELVRHRIASYSQRSQRYVPETHAEYISPPELSEKIDSENAKIFHNAMTASWNAYHKLLEAGIKPEIARYVLPNACTTEIICTWNFREIRHILKTRTDQSVLPEFREVSEKIKAIMKEQAPKVFSDL
- a CDS encoding universal stress protein, with the translated sequence MKKLFSIVLPHMQSRVLIRYNEKVVKYTVDDWGQVNLLNQILIPFDGSETAEVALPYAAELACASKAHCI
- a CDS encoding DUF1538 domain-containing protein, with amino-acid sequence MYHTMKKTALEVVQAMLPITLVIVVLQFVVLDAPADVFYRFLAGAGMTIFGAFFFLLGVRTGILPMGRDIGAEIPQHGSLLLIIAVGLIFGFAVTTAEPGVMVLNNMAVEAGADNGSALVIVISTGMALLFTVALVRILFGFPIRYLLAIIYCIALILAFFTPPEFLPIAFDSGGVAAGSFTVPMLLALGMGFTSVLARRSYLSDGFGLIGIACAGPIIGLLLWGIIVF